The proteins below are encoded in one region of Ereboglobus luteus:
- a CDS encoding glycoside hydrolase family 28 protein, with product MRHHLRLLSLFILHFSLFISAALAARIDVTAHGAVGDAKTLNTAVLQKAIDTVSKSGGGTIYFPAGRFLTGALHLRDNITLHLDTGAVILASPSMKDYPNKHFLIGRDIKNIAIEGRGTIDGNGRAFYDENLKPIPRRPSPFIELWGCKNIRIENITIRNAPGWTIHPKNCDDVQIRGISLLNDITLVNTDGIDIDSSRNVIISDCRIEAGDDCIVIKTTNRVPTGEKKKAVSTEQLPCENIVVTNCILVSAASALKLGTESHADFRHIRFDNCIIRDSRTGLALMCKDGATMEDIHFSNITMTTKPKWGKGYEWPITVDLEKRTDASRLGAIRNVTFNNITLFTKGRVMVAGLPERPLENIAFNNITYRVSGYENIKGAKKVKGGNSKGAADTPEYGSTPSMFILANLKNITIDGLDLTWPAPTDATPARHIIGAENLVAPAFRNLPKEANIPGLPPLSSNNSTQPHPTS from the coding sequence CGGCGCGCATCGACGTCACCGCGCATGGCGCCGTCGGCGACGCCAAGACACTCAACACCGCCGTCCTGCAGAAAGCCATCGACACCGTCTCCAAATCCGGCGGCGGCACGATCTACTTTCCCGCCGGCCGTTTTCTCACCGGCGCGCTCCACCTCCGCGACAACATCACACTCCACCTCGACACCGGCGCCGTGATCCTCGCGAGCCCGTCGATGAAGGATTATCCGAACAAACATTTCCTCATCGGCCGCGACATCAAAAACATCGCCATCGAGGGTCGCGGCACAATCGACGGCAACGGACGCGCCTTCTACGACGAAAACCTCAAGCCGATCCCCCGTCGCCCCAGCCCCTTCATCGAACTCTGGGGCTGCAAAAACATCCGCATTGAAAACATCACCATCCGCAACGCCCCCGGCTGGACCATCCACCCCAAGAATTGCGACGACGTTCAGATTCGCGGCATCTCGCTCCTCAACGACATCACCCTCGTCAACACCGACGGCATCGACATCGACAGCTCGCGCAACGTCATCATTTCCGACTGCCGCATCGAGGCCGGCGATGATTGCATCGTCATCAAAACCACCAACCGCGTGCCGACAGGCGAAAAGAAAAAAGCCGTCTCCACCGAGCAACTCCCCTGCGAAAACATCGTCGTCACCAACTGCATCCTCGTCAGCGCCGCGAGCGCGCTGAAGCTCGGCACCGAAAGCCACGCCGACTTCCGCCACATACGCTTTGACAACTGCATCATCCGCGACTCCCGCACCGGCCTCGCCCTTATGTGCAAGGACGGCGCGACGATGGAGGACATCCACTTCAGCAACATCACCATGACCACCAAGCCCAAATGGGGCAAGGGCTACGAATGGCCCATCACCGTTGACCTTGAAAAACGCACCGACGCCTCGCGCCTCGGCGCCATCCGCAACGTCACCTTCAACAACATCACACTTTTCACCAAGGGTCGCGTCATGGTCGCCGGCCTGCCCGAGCGCCCGCTCGAGAACATCGCCTTCAACAACATCACGTATCGGGTTTCTGGATACGAAAACATAAAGGGCGCCAAAAAGGTGAAGGGCGGCAACAGCAAGGGCGCCGCCGACACGCCCGAATACGGAAGCACGCCCTCCATGTTCATTCTCGCGAACCTGAAAAACATAACCATCGACGGCCTCGACCTCACCTGGCCCGCGCCCACCGACGCCACGCCCGCCCGCCACATCATCGGCGCCGAAAACCTCGTCGCCCCCGCGTTCCGAAATCTCCCCAAGGAAGCCAACATCCCCGGCCTTCCCCCGTTGTCATCAAATAACTCAACCCAACCGCACCCGACCTCTTAA
- a CDS encoding glycoside hydrolase family 28 protein gives MRPQTFLMISAIQLFSFSALSHAATVDVTAHGARPDGKTLNTAALQRVIDATSASGGGTLTFPAGRYLTGTLILRGNITLHLETGATLLASPNLDDYPPQERQYREGIIEIDGKHQGGYPMRHLIYAFDAENIAIEGRGTIDGNGDSYFSADKTTAHARPTPLIELINCRQVRIDNITIRNAPGWTIHPKNCDDVRIRGVSILNHLRAINSDGIDIDSTRNVIISDCRIEAGDDCIVLKTTKSLAGETLPVENVTVTNCVLMSAATALKLGTESHGDYRHILFNNCVIRDSRTGLALYCRDGGVMQDIRFDNITMTTKPKWGKGFELPIVVELSKREAASLLGAIRDVSFNNIQIHTKGRVIIRGFDENTPVENISLNRVSINYTGAEQYKNIGKSTGPMAKFDSKKGVNYYAVPAGIICAHVAGLRIDGIDASYSKPEYAPAFTQFLYQDGVRAPRLGDITAPFER, from the coding sequence ATGCGTCCACAAACATTCCTCATGATTTCAGCCATTCAGCTCTTCAGCTTTTCAGCCCTTTCCCACGCCGCCACCGTCGATGTCACGGCTCATGGCGCGCGCCCGGATGGGAAAACCCTGAACACCGCCGCGCTCCAGCGCGTCATCGACGCCACCTCCGCGTCCGGTGGCGGCACGCTCACTTTTCCCGCCGGCCGTTATCTCACCGGCACATTGATCCTCCGCGGCAACATCACGCTGCACCTCGAAACCGGTGCCACGCTCCTCGCCAGCCCCAACCTCGACGATTACCCGCCGCAAGAACGCCAATACCGCGAAGGCATCATCGAAATCGACGGCAAGCACCAGGGCGGCTACCCGATGCGCCACCTCATCTACGCCTTCGACGCCGAGAACATCGCCATTGAGGGTCGCGGCACAATCGACGGCAACGGAGACTCCTATTTCAGCGCGGACAAAACCACCGCGCACGCGCGCCCCACGCCCCTCATCGAGCTCATCAACTGCCGCCAGGTTCGCATCGACAACATCACCATCCGCAACGCCCCCGGCTGGACCATCCATCCGAAAAATTGCGACGACGTGCGCATCCGCGGCGTCTCCATCCTGAACCATCTCCGCGCCATCAACTCCGACGGCATCGACATCGACAGCACCCGCAACGTCATCATCTCCGACTGCCGCATCGAGGCGGGCGACGATTGCATCGTCCTCAAAACCACAAAGTCCCTCGCTGGTGAAACCCTTCCCGTCGAAAACGTCACCGTCACCAACTGCGTCCTCATGAGCGCCGCCACCGCGCTCAAGCTCGGCACGGAAAGCCACGGCGATTACCGCCACATCCTCTTCAATAATTGTGTCATCCGTGACTCCCGCACCGGCCTCGCCCTGTATTGCCGCGACGGCGGTGTCATGCAGGACATCCGTTTCGACAACATCACCATGACCACAAAGCCCAAGTGGGGCAAGGGCTTCGAACTGCCCATTGTTGTCGAGCTCAGCAAGCGCGAGGCCGCCTCCCTTCTCGGCGCCATCCGCGACGTCTCGTTTAACAACATCCAAATCCACACCAAGGGACGCGTCATCATTCGCGGCTTCGATGAAAACACACCCGTCGAAAACATTTCCCTCAACCGCGTCTCGATCAATTACACCGGCGCCGAGCAATACAAGAACATCGGCAAATCCACAGGCCCGATGGCCAAGTTCGATTCCAAAAAAGGCGTGAACTACTACGCCGTCCCCGCCGGCATCATCTGCGCGCACGTCGCGGGCCTTCGCATCGACGGCATCGACGCCTCGTATTCAAAACCTGAATACGCCCCCGCCTTCACCCAGTTCCTCTACCAGGACGGCGTCCGCGCACCGCGCCTCGGCGACATCACCGCGCCCTTCGAAAGGTAA